Proteins encoded by one window of Salvia splendens isolate huo1 chromosome 7, SspV2, whole genome shotgun sequence:
- the LOC121741253 gene encoding agamous-like MADS-box protein AGL29 isoform X2: MENSNGKKTLGRRKIPMRKIEKKSSLQVAFTKRRGGLFRKAAELSILCGAEIAILVQSPSQKLYAFGHPSAAALINRCDDCGCGAAMKMVEAEKRRSTEKEIKEKPYEGLELHDFGEKVEKTALPLLQEAASSSNQIKINDQIIPTYTLDQIWGRD, encoded by the exons ATGGAGAATTCCAACGGGAAAAAAACTCTGGGGAGAAGGAAAATCCCGATGAGGAAAATCGAGAAGAAATCAAGCCTGCAAGTCGCCTTCACCAAGCGCCGCGGCGGCCTCTTCCGCAAAGCCGCCGAACTCTCCATCCTCTGCGGTGCGGAAATCGCGATTCTGGTGCAGTCCCCGTCGCAGAAGCTCTACGCCTTCGGCCACCCCTCCGCCGCCGCTCTCATCAACCGCTGCGACGACTGCGGGTGCGGGGCGGCGATGAAAATGGTGGAGGCGGAGAAGAGACGATCGACGGAGAAGGAGATCAAGGAGAAACCCTACGAGGGTTTGGAACTGC ACGATTTTGGGGAAAAGGTTGAGAAAACAGCACTGCCTTTGCTTCAAGAAGCTGCTTCTTCGTCCAATCAGATCAAGATTAACGATCAAATCATCCCCACGTATACATTGGATCAGATTTGGGGGAGAGACTAG
- the LOC121742069 gene encoding protein VACUOLELESS1-like gives MAGVSVAAEWQLLYNRYYRKPELYQMEWKQVDLTRNKVACAPFGGPIAVIRDDAKIVQLYAESALRKLRIFTSSGRLTAETVWRNPGGRLIGMSWTDDLTLACITQDGTVYSYNIHAELLGTFSLGKECFENSVVECLFWGNGVVCITEAFEILAVPDFKMPKAVKLADCNLEELPHCMAVIEPQYTKSGDVEVLLGVGDHVLLVDEEGVQPLAAGIGPLQKMVLSRKAEFVASFTHDGRLLVMSSDFSKEFIDYTCESALPPDQLAWCGSDAVLLYWDDMLLMVGPYDEPVRYIYDEPIILIPECDGVRILSNTNMEFLHRVPDSTVSIFQIGSTSPPALLYDALEHFDRRSAKAVENLRLIRTSLPEAVESCIDAAGYEFDISQQRTLLRAASYGQTFSSHFRRDSIREMCQMLRVLNAVRHVDVGIPLSLQQYKLLTPSVLINRLINAHKHLLALRISEYLGLSQEVVIMHWTCTKITASATIPDATLLQILLDKLKICKGISYAAVAAHADKSGRRKLAAMLVEHEPRSSKQIPLLLSIGEENSALVKATESGDTDLVYLVMFHIWKKRPPLEFFSTIQARPLARDLFVKYARCYKHEFLKDFFLSTGQLQEVAYLLWKESWELAKDPRDKGSSLGPRIKLIEKASNLFAESKEHMFESKAAEEHAKLLRIQRELEVSTKQAIFLDSSVSDTIRTCIVLGNHRAANRVRAEFKVSDKRWYWLKCFALATIRDWDALEKFSKEKRPPIGYRPFVEACIDAGEKDEALKYIPKLSDPRERAEAYAKIGMAKEAADAASQSKDGELLGRLRQSFSQNAGGSSIFDTLRDRLTFQSLS, from the exons ATGGCAGGAGTCTCGGTTGCGGCGGAGTGGCAGCTCCTCTACAACCGCTACTACCGGAAGCCGGAGCTCTACCAGATGGAGTGGAAGCAAGTCGACCTCACGCGCAACAAAGTCGCCTGCGCCCCCTTCGGCGGCCCCATCGCCGTCATCCGCGACGACGCCAAGATCGTCCAGCTCTACGCCGAGTCCGCCCTCCGCAAGCTCCGCATCTTCACCTCCTCCGGCCGCCTCACCGCCGAGACCGTCTGGCGGAACCCCGGCGGCCGCCTCATCGGCATGTCCTGGACCGACGACCTAACCCTAGCCTGCATCACGCAGGACGGTACCGTCTACTCCTACAACATCCACGCCGAGCTCCTCGGGACCTTCTCCCTCGGCAAGGAGTGCTTCGAGAACAGCGTTGTTGAGTGCCTATTTTGGGGGAACGGCGTCGTATGCATCACTGAGGCGTTTGAGATTCTGGCGGTACCGGATTTTAAGATGCCTAAGGCGGTTAAATTGGCGGATTGTAACTTGGAGGAGCTCCCGCATTGTATGGCGGTAATCGAACCTCAGTACACGAAATCGGGCGACGTGGAGGTGCTGCTAGGGGTTGGGGATCACGTGTTGTTGGTGGACGAGGAAGGAGTGCAGCCATTGGCGGCCGGAATTGGGCCGTTGCAGAAGATGGTGTTGTCCAGGAAAGCGGAGTTCGTCGCTTCCTTCACACATGATGGAAGGCTTTTGGTTATGTCCTCGGATTTTTCCAAAGAATTCATTGACTATACTTGTGAG TCAGCCCTCCCACCAGACCAACTAGCTTGGTGCGGATCAGATGCTGTGTTACTTTACTGGGATGACATGTTGTTGATGGTGGGTCCTTATGATGAGCCAGTACGGTACATATATGATGAGCCAATTATTCTTATTCCAGAATGCGATGGGGTGCGCATACTATCTAACACAAACATGGAGTTTTTACATCGAGTTCCAGACTCTACAGTATCAATCTTTCAGATTGGAAGCACATCACCTCCTGCTTTATTGTATGATGCCTTAGAGCATTTTGATAGGAGAAGTGCGAAG GCGGTTGAGAACTTGAGATTAATCCGCACTTCATTGCCTGAAGCTGTTGAGTCATGTATAGATGCTGCTGGCTATGAATTTGATATTTCACAGCAAAGGACACTACTAAGAGCTGCAAGCTATGGTCAAACCTTTTCTAG CCATTTCCGACGTGACAGCATACGAGAGATGTGTCAGATGCTGCGTGTCTTAAATGCCGTACGTCATGTCGATGTTGGAATTCCTCTAAGCCTTCAGCAGTACAAG TTACTTACTCCATCTGTTCTAATCAACCGTCTAATTAATGCCCACAAACACCTTCTAGCTTTGCGGATATCAGAATACCTCGGCTTAAGCCAA GAAGTTGTAATAATGCACTGGACGTGTACAAAGATAACAGCTTCTGCAACAATTCCTGATGCCACTCTTCTTCAGATTCTACTTGACAAG TTGAAGATATGCAAAGGAATATCTTATGCAGCTGTTGCTGCTCATGCTGATAAGAGTGGCCGTAGGAAATTAGCTGCTATGCTAGTTGAACATGAGCCACGTTCCTCTAAACAG ATCCCTCTCTTGTTAAGTATTGGGGAAGAAAATTCAGCACTTGTGAAGGCTACCGAAAGCGGAGACACTGATCTTGTTTATCTTGTCATGTTTCATATCTGGAAGAAG AGGCCACCATTGGAGTTTTTTTCAACAATACAGGCTAGACCTCTTGCACGTGATCTGTTTGTCAAATATGCACG GTGTTACAAGCATGAGTTCTTGAAGGACTTCTTTTTATCCACTGGGCAACTCCAG GAGGTAGCTTACCTCTTGTGGAAAGAATCGTGGGAACTTGCAAAAGATCCAAGGGACAAAGGATCATCTCTTGGCCCACGCATAAAACTAATTGAAAAGGCTAGTAATCTTTTTGCAGAATCAAAAGAACATATGTTTGAGTCCAAGGCAGCTGAGGAACATGCCAAACTCTTAAG AATTCAACGTGAATTGGAGGTATCAACAAAGCAGGCTATTTTTCTGGATTCAAGTGTCAGCGACACAATTCGCACATGTATTGTTCTGGGCAATCACCGTGCTGCAAATAGAGTTAGAGCAGAATTTAAG GTTTCTGACAAGCGGTGGTATTGGCTGAAATGCTTTGCTCTAGCAACAATTCGAGACTGGGATGCACTGGAAAAGTTTTCGAAAGAGAAGAGGCCACCAATTG GTTATCGTCCATTTGTAGAAGCTTGCATTGATGCTGGTGAGAAAGATGAAGCACTTAAATACATACCGAAGCTTTCAGATCCGAGAGAGAGAGCTGAG GCTTATGCGAAAATCGGGATGGCCAAGGAAGCTGCAGATGCAGCATCCCAATCCAAGGATGGTGAACTGCTGGGGAGATTGAGACAGTCGTTTTCACAGAATGCCGGAGGTTCTTCGATCTTTGATACTCTGCGTGACCGCTTGACGTTCCAAAGCCTCTCTTAG
- the LOC121741253 gene encoding agamous-like MADS-box protein AGL61 isoform X1 — translation MENSNGKKTLGRRKIPMRKIEKKSSLQVAFTKRRGGLFRKAAELSILCGAEIAILVQSPSQKLYAFGHPSAAALINRCDDCGCGAAMKMVEAEKRRSTEKEIKEKPYEGLELHELEGIRTAQDDFGEKVEKTALPLLQEAASSSNQIKINDQIIPTYTLDQIWGRD, via the coding sequence ATGGAGAATTCCAACGGGAAAAAAACTCTGGGGAGAAGGAAAATCCCGATGAGGAAAATCGAGAAGAAATCAAGCCTGCAAGTCGCCTTCACCAAGCGCCGCGGCGGCCTCTTCCGCAAAGCCGCCGAACTCTCCATCCTCTGCGGTGCGGAAATCGCGATTCTGGTGCAGTCCCCGTCGCAGAAGCTCTACGCCTTCGGCCACCCCTCCGCCGCCGCTCTCATCAACCGCTGCGACGACTGCGGGTGCGGGGCGGCGATGAAAATGGTGGAGGCGGAGAAGAGACGATCGACGGAGAAGGAGATCAAGGAGAAACCCTACGAGGGTTTGGAACTGCACGAACTGGAGGGAATCCGCACTGCACAGGACGATTTTGGGGAAAAGGTTGAGAAAACAGCACTGCCTTTGCTTCAAGAAGCTGCTTCTTCGTCCAATCAGATCAAGATTAACGATCAAATCATCCCCACGTATACATTGGATCAGATTTGGGGGAGAGACTAG
- the LOC121742271 gene encoding conserved oligomeric Golgi complex subunit 5-like, with amino-acid sequence MASPAIPRSPLQRSSTFKTTAIPSTPISSAATPHSLASSPLDSFSSDPILSAFLSPDFNPTQFSSSALSSGSAASRIEKLQEGLRLLDTQLRHEVLSRHHDLLHQLSSIKSTESSLSSLRSSISSLQSSLRRARSELSDPHRVISIQTVQLNNLHSTSLLLQNTLRTLRLIQKLRQLVDSQPDASKWDLSKAAQLHCEILTLCNESHLSGIDVLDAELKWVIEMGSKIREEGMKVLEKGLESLNQPEVGLGLQVFYNMGELRGTVDGLVSKYKQMGVKSVGTALDMKAVSGAGVYGGGGPGGVQRHGTPQIGGGVKAREALWQRMSGCMDQLHSIMLAVWHLQRVLSKKRDPFTHVLLLDEVMEDGDPTLTDRVWDALVKSFANQMKSAFTASSFVKEIFTVGYPKLLPMIENLLDRISRDTDVKGVPPALTLEGKEQMVAAVENFETAFLALCLSRLSDLVNSVFPLSSRGSVPSKEHISRILSRIQEEIEAVQSDAHLTLRVLRQISKVLLLLAERAECQISTGPEARQISGPATHAQQKNFMLCQHLQEVHTRVTSMIAGLPSIAADVLSPALGTIYGVAGDSVSSLFQAMLEHLESCILQIHEQNFGTLGLDAAMDNNSSPYMEELQKSIYHFRSEFLSKVLPSSGAISAGTETICTRLVRSMASRILVFFVRHASLVRPLSESGKLRMARDMAELELAVAQNLFPVEQLGAPYRALRAFRPVLFLETSQLGSSPLLQDLPPSVILHHLYSRGPEELQSPLQRNKLTPLQYSLWMDSQGEDQIWKGIKATLDDYAANIRVRGDKEFSPVYPLMQKIGSSLTGR; translated from the exons ATGGCTTCTCCGGCCATCCCCAGATCTCCCCTCCAACGCTCCTCCACCTTCAAAACCACCGCCATCCCCTCCACTCCCATCTCCTCCGCTGCAACCCCACACTCCCTCGCCTCCTCCCCCTTAGACAGCTTCTCCTCCGATCCAATCCTCTCCGCCTTCCTCTCTCCCGACTTCAATCCCACCCAATTCTCCTCCTCCGCCCTCTCCTCCGGCTCCGCCGCCTCCCGAATCGAGAAGCTCCAGGAAGGCCTCCGCCTCCTCGACACTCAGCTCCGCCACGAGGTCCTCTCCCGCCACCACGATCTGCTCCACCAGCTCTCCTCCATCAAATCCACCGAATCCTCCCTCTCCTCCCTCCGATCCTCCATCTCCTCCCTCCAATCCTCCCTCCGCCGCGCGCGATCGGAGCTCTCCGATCCCCATCGTGTCATCTCTATACAGACCGTCCAGCTCAACAACCTCCATTCGACTTCGTTGCTGCTTCAGAACACTCTCCGGACTCTCCGCCTAATTCAGAAGCTCAGGCAGCTTGTGGATTCGCAGCCTGATGCGTCGAAATGGGATCTCTCCAAGGCGGCTCAATTGCATTGCGAGATTTTGACACTCTGTAACGAGTCACATTTATCGGGAATTGATGTGCTCGATGCTGAATTGAAATGGGTGATTGAGATGGGGTCGAAAATACGGGAGGAGGGTATGAAGGTATTGGAGAAGGGGCTTGAGAGTTTGAATCAACCCGAAGTAGGGTTAGGGTTGCAGGTTTTCTACAATATGGGCGAATTGAGGGGGACGGTGGACGGTTTAGTGAGCAAGTATAAGCAAATGGGGGTGAAGAGTGTGGGTACCGCATTGGATATGAAGGCGGTTTCTGGCGCTGGGGTTTATGGTGGTGGAGGTCCCGGAGGGGTGCAGAGGCACGGGACGCCTCAGATTGGGGGTGGGGTGAAGGCGAGGGAGGCTCTTTGGCAGAGGATGAGTGGTTGTATGGATCAATTGCATTCGATAATGCTTGCTGTTTGGCACTTGCAGAGGGTGCTATCGAAGAAGCGGGATCCGTTCACTCATGTTCTGTTGTTGGATGAAGTCATGGAG GATGGTGACCCGACACTAACTGATCGCGTCTGGGATGCGTTAGTTAAGTCTTTTGCAAACCAAATGAAGTCTGCTTTCACTGCATCGAGCTTTGTCAAGGAAATATTCACTGTTGGGTATCCTAAGCTGCTACCAATGATTGAGAATCTTCTTGATAGAATCTCTCGAGATACAGATGTGAAAGGAGTTCCACCAGCACTGACTTTAGAGGGCAAGGAACAAATGGTAGCTGCTGTTGAGAATTTTGAGACAGCATTTTTAGCCCTTTGCTTGAGTAGACTGTCAGATCTTGTAAATTCTGTATTTCCATTGTCAAGCCGTGGAAGTGTTCCCTCCAAAGAgcatatatctagaatcctttCTCGGATTCAGGAAGAGATCGAGGCCGTTCAATCAGATGCACATTTGACTCTTCGCGTCTTGCGCCAAATCAGTAAAGTTTTGCTTCTACTAGCAGAAAGAGCAGAGTGCCAG ATATCCACGGGCCCTGAAGCACGCCAAATATCTGGTCCTGCAACCCATGCACAGCAGAAGAACTTTATGTTGTGTCAGCATCTCCAAGAAGTTCATACACGCGTAACATCCATGATAGCAGGACTCCCCTCCATTGCTGCTGATGTTCTATCCCCAGCTCTTGGCACAATATACGGTGTTGCTGGTGATTCGGTGTCATCCTTATTTCAAGCCATGCTTGAGCATCTCGAGTCTTGCATCTTGCAGATTCACGAACAAAATTTTGGTACTCTCGGCTTAGATGCTGCCATGGATAACAATTCATCTCCTTACATGGAAGAACTgcaaaaaagtatttatcactTCCGATCCGAGTTCTTGTCCAAGGTCTTGCCTTCTTCTGGAGCCATCTCTGCTGGAACAGAGACTATATGCACAAGGCTAGTAAGGAGCATGGCTTCTCGAATCCTTGTATTCTTCGTTAGACATGCATCGCTCGTTAGGCCACTGTCCGAGTCAGGGAAGCTGAGAATGGCCAGGGACATGGCGGAGCTTGAGCTGGCAGTTGCACAGAACTTGTTTCCAGTCGAGCAGCTAGGTGCACCATATCGAGCCCTCAGAGCATTCCGCCCTGTTCTATTCCTTGAGACGTCTCAACTGGGATCATCGCCACTTCTTCAAGATCTTCCCCCGAGTGTCATACTCCACCATCTCTACTCAAGAGGCCCGGAAGAACTGCAGTCTCCTCTGCAACGAAACAAGCTCACACCTCTCCAGTACTCGTTGTGGATGGATTCCCAAGGGGAGGATCAGATATGGAAGGGCATCAAAGCAACTTTGGACGATTACGCTGCGAATATCCGAGTCAGAGGGGATAAGGAGTTCAGCCCGGTTTATCCATTGATGCAGAAAATTGGTTCTTCTCTAACAGGAAGATGA
- the LOC121740996 gene encoding cytochrome b561 domain-containing protein At2g30890-like, giving the protein MLAPHNLLSLAGLLLFNLLPLASSLDQHININPQVTPKLSYEIKLHGFLLWASVGFLMPISILIKRISNANPSPTNLRIIFYTHAITQVCAVLVAAAGGVISIKHFDNAFTNQHQIIGLLFYAAIWFQTMLTIMRPHRGSRGRKIWYVVHWLVGIAASLVGVINVFTGLQAYHERTLEDVRIWTAIFIVELFLVLLVYLLQEKWHYLGQHGSASKSQIAHHKLSEEESCV; this is encoded by the exons ATGTTAGCTCCACACAACCTCCTTTCTCTTGCAGGCTTGCTcctcttcaatcttcttccactAGCTTCATCACTTGATCAACACATCAACATTAATCCACAg GTGACTCCCAAACTGTCATATGAGATCAAACTCCATGGATTCCTCCTATGGGCTTCTGTTGGTTTCTTGATGCCAATCTCCATACTCATAAAGAGGATCTCAAATGCAAACCCATCTCCCACAAACCTCAGAATCATCTTCTACACTCATGCCATCACCCAG GTTTGTGCAGTCCTTGTTGCAGCAGCAGGAGGAGTGATATCAATAAAACACTTCGACAACGCATTCACCAACCAACACCAGATAATAGGTCTCCTCTTCTACGCCGCCATATGGTTCCAAACAATGCTCACCATCATGAGGCCACACAG GGGAAGTAGAGGGAGGAAGATTTGGTATGTGGTGCACTGGCTAGTGGGAATTGCAGCTTCATTGGTGGGAGTGATCAATGTGTTCACTGGCTTACAAGCTTACCATGAAAGAACATTGGAGGATGTAAGAATTTGGACAGCTATTTTTATAGTTGAGCTCTTTTTGGTTCTGCTTGTGTATCTTCTTCAAGAGAAGTGGCACTACTTGGGGCAACATGGCAGCGCGTCGAAGTCGCAGATAGCTCACCACAAGTTGAGTGAAGAAGAGAGCTGTGTTTGA